One Brassica napus cultivar Da-Ae chromosome C2, Da-Ae, whole genome shotgun sequence DNA window includes the following coding sequences:
- the LOC106435376 gene encoding WD repeat-containing protein 26 homolog isoform X2: MEKYKAKNGSKSSPLEFNKRRAYGFDETGPWNGNGHKILRFLYYSSLINKDSSLMLRGLATLQRFCTKHKIKLSKINIVSCLLSTAGGLPRLFLLLTYGLGVGSGQCVGTYGRDDVGSVSCGWLHDGSVIIGAMADRRIYLWSLYGTEIDHELEQRAQTVSDVAMTSDGKWIVSVGKEQHEMRSCFGGYDEDFIASGSEDSQVYIWHVVKGLRPCRVLRGHSGAVNCVSWNPADIHMLALGSDDRTIRIWGLAMN; encoded by the exons ATGGAGAAGTACAAAGCCAAGAACGGTTCAAAGTCTTCTCCTTTGGAGTTCAACAAGAGAAGAGCTTATGGTTTTGACGAAACTG GTCCTTGGAACGGGAATGGACACAAGATACTTCGCTTTCTGTATTACTCTTCTTTGATAAACAAAGATTCATCTTTAATGCTGAGAG GGCTTGCAACGTTGCAACGTTTCTGTACAAAACATAAGATTAAACTATCAAAG ATAAATATTGTCTCCTGTCTGCTCAGTACTGCAGGTGGACTTCCACGTTTGTTCTTGCTTTTGACTTATGGCTTGGGTGTTGGTTCAGGACAATGTGTTGGCACTTATGGAAGAGATGATGTTGGTTCTGTTTCTTGTGGATGGCTTCATGACGGTTCAGTTATCATTGGCGCAATGGCAGACAGAAGGATCTACCTGTGGAGTTTATATGGGACTGAGATAGACCACGAGCTAGAACAAAGGGCACAAACGGTTTCTGATGTAGCCATGACGAGTGATGGGAAGTGGATTGTAAGCGTGGGAAAGGAGCAGCATGA AATGAGGTCTTGCTTTGGTGGGTATGATGAAGATTTCATCGCTAGTGGGAGTGAGGATTCTCAG gtATACATTTGGCACGTAGTAAAAGGGTTGAGACCTTGTCGTGTGCTGCGTGGACATTCAGGAGCTGTGAACTGTGTGAGTTGGAACCCTGCTGATATTCATATGCTGGCTTTAGGGAGTGATGATAGAACCATCCGGATTTGGGGACTAGCCATGAATTAG
- the LOC106435376 gene encoding WD repeat-containing protein 26 homolog isoform X3, which translates to MEKYKAKNGSKSSPLEFNKRRAYGFDETGPWNGNGHKILRFLYYSSLINKDSSLMLRGIMQGLQRCNVSVQNIRLNYQSTAGGLPRLFLLLTYGLGVGSGQCVGTYGRDDVGSVSCGWLHDGSVIIGAMADRRIYLWSLYGTEIDHELEQRAQTVSDVAMTSDGKWIVSVGKEQHEMRSCFGGYDEDFIASGSEDSQVYIWHVVKGLRPCRVLRGHSGAVNCVSWNPADIHMLALGSDDRTIRIWGLAMN; encoded by the exons ATGGAGAAGTACAAAGCCAAGAACGGTTCAAAGTCTTCTCCTTTGGAGTTCAACAAGAGAAGAGCTTATGGTTTTGACGAAACTG GTCCTTGGAACGGGAATGGACACAAGATACTTCGCTTTCTGTATTACTCTTCTTTGATAAACAAAGATTCATCTTTAATGCTGAGAG GTATTATGCAGGGCTTGCAACGTTGCAACGTTTCTGTACAAAACATAAGATTAAACTATCAAAG TACTGCAGGTGGACTTCCACGTTTGTTCTTGCTTTTGACTTATGGCTTGGGTGTTGGTTCAGGACAATGTGTTGGCACTTATGGAAGAGATGATGTTGGTTCTGTTTCTTGTGGATGGCTTCATGACGGTTCAGTTATCATTGGCGCAATGGCAGACAGAAGGATCTACCTGTGGAGTTTATATGGGACTGAGATAGACCACGAGCTAGAACAAAGGGCACAAACGGTTTCTGATGTAGCCATGACGAGTGATGGGAAGTGGATTGTAAGCGTGGGAAAG GAGCAGCATGAAATGAGGTCTTGCTTTGGTGGGTATGATGAAGATTTCATCGCTAGTGGGAGTGAGGATTCTCAG gtATACATTTGGCACGTAGTAAAAGGGTTGAGACCTTGTCGTGTGCTGCGTGGACATTCAGGAGCTGTGAACTGTGTGAGTTGGAACCCTGCTGATATTCATATGCTGGCTTTAGGGAGTGATGATAGAACCATCCGGATTTGGGGACTAGCCATGAATTAG
- the LOC106435376 gene encoding WD repeat-containing protein 26 homolog isoform X1: protein MEKYKAKNGSKSSPLEFNKRRAYGFDETGPWNGNGHKILRFLYYSSLINKDSSLMLRGLATLQRFCTKHKIKLSKINIVSCLLSTAGGLPRLFLLLTYGLGVGSGQCVGTYGRDDVGSVSCGWLHDGSVIIGAMADRRIYLWSLYGTEIDHELEQRAQTVSDVAMTSDGKWIVSVGKEQHEMRSCFGGYDEDFIASGSEDSQVYIWHVVKGLRPCRVLRGHSGAVNCVSWNPADIHMLALGSDDRTIRIWGLAMN, encoded by the exons ATGGAGAAGTACAAAGCCAAGAACGGTTCAAAGTCTTCTCCTTTGGAGTTCAACAAGAGAAGAGCTTATGGTTTTGACGAAACTG GTCCTTGGAACGGGAATGGACACAAGATACTTCGCTTTCTGTATTACTCTTCTTTGATAAACAAAGATTCATCTTTAATGCTGAGAG GGCTTGCAACGTTGCAACGTTTCTGTACAAAACATAAGATTAAACTATCAAAG ATAAATATTGTCTCCTGTCTGCTCAGTACTGCAGGTGGACTTCCACGTTTGTTCTTGCTTTTGACTTATGGCTTGGGTGTTGGTTCAGGACAATGTGTTGGCACTTATGGAAGAGATGATGTTGGTTCTGTTTCTTGTGGATGGCTTCATGACGGTTCAGTTATCATTGGCGCAATGGCAGACAGAAGGATCTACCTGTGGAGTTTATATGGGACTGAGATAGACCACGAGCTAGAACAAAGGGCACAAACGGTTTCTGATGTAGCCATGACGAGTGATGGGAAGTGGATTGTAAGCGTGGGAAAG GAGCAGCATGAAATGAGGTCTTGCTTTGGTGGGTATGATGAAGATTTCATCGCTAGTGGGAGTGAGGATTCTCAG gtATACATTTGGCACGTAGTAAAAGGGTTGAGACCTTGTCGTGTGCTGCGTGGACATTCAGGAGCTGTGAACTGTGTGAGTTGGAACCCTGCTGATATTCATATGCTGGCTTTAGGGAGTGATGATAGAACCATCCGGATTTGGGGACTAGCCATGAATTAG
- the LOC106435376 gene encoding WD repeat-containing protein 26 homolog isoform X4 — MEKYKAKNGSKSSPLEFNKRRAYGFDETGPWNGNGHKILRFLYYSSLINKDSSLMLRGQCVGTYGRDDVGSVSCGWLHDGSVIIGAMADRRIYLWSLYGTEIDHELEQRAQTVSDVAMTSDGKWIVSVGKEQHEMRSCFGGYDEDFIASGSEDSQVYIWHVVKGLRPCRVLRGHSGAVNCVSWNPADIHMLALGSDDRTIRIWGLAMN; from the exons ATGGAGAAGTACAAAGCCAAGAACGGTTCAAAGTCTTCTCCTTTGGAGTTCAACAAGAGAAGAGCTTATGGTTTTGACGAAACTG GTCCTTGGAACGGGAATGGACACAAGATACTTCGCTTTCTGTATTACTCTTCTTTGATAAACAAAGATTCATCTTTAATGCTGAGAG GACAATGTGTTGGCACTTATGGAAGAGATGATGTTGGTTCTGTTTCTTGTGGATGGCTTCATGACGGTTCAGTTATCATTGGCGCAATGGCAGACAGAAGGATCTACCTGTGGAGTTTATATGGGACTGAGATAGACCACGAGCTAGAACAAAGGGCACAAACGGTTTCTGATGTAGCCATGACGAGTGATGGGAAGTGGATTGTAAGCGTGGGAAAG GAGCAGCATGAAATGAGGTCTTGCTTTGGTGGGTATGATGAAGATTTCATCGCTAGTGGGAGTGAGGATTCTCAG gtATACATTTGGCACGTAGTAAAAGGGTTGAGACCTTGTCGTGTGCTGCGTGGACATTCAGGAGCTGTGAACTGTGTGAGTTGGAACCCTGCTGATATTCATATGCTGGCTTTAGGGAGTGATGATAGAACCATCCGGATTTGGGGACTAGCCATGAATTAG